From a single Paramisgurnus dabryanus chromosome 17, PD_genome_1.1, whole genome shotgun sequence genomic region:
- the ston2 gene encoding stonin-2 isoform X2, with translation MATLSSLNTGPRHSICSSASFWSNVPPSESSWTTQSEEQSSVSMGASSCDLPSLNTEDPLSQTPSCPHSPNSSLCQEDDGMNMEPFNWTTNNQHTNGQSYATSNRFASWVTFDDDQDSAFLPPGRPSKIKLDNLNISPLQDANSNLISSSFSSQVTERHILDLTPDATSSVFAFESTLLNNSTPYNKKNPFLDDDFTNLQPSSINPFSDYFDKTGLTTSQSTGLCSETPDVSAFSSPFFEYQDVDSIMLVSAQNDSSKGLNSVPLGPPEDSLDQFRKIYISDPDCDDSPTLPDDSTDVLESDDSTYEPDHMTPQEGWPMLLRIPEKKNIMSSRHWGPIFVRLTYSGQLHIFYEKGLEKPFKEFQLNSQHEISEPKLQNYEENGRVHTISVDHVVYKEKRKIQPKVSVVHMPVREQVVKLGTTNYQDFLSFRHALQETLVGLSVDKEGLNWPTTYTEEEIHVEVKDNFYGVLSKGDSRILEQLVLTSVNMLAFLNGSPPCSIGLNDVQVKGKEVVSRHDIIPNTTSRWIQLRDCRLHECADHSEFAESRTITFTPPTGRRFELLRFRTAFAEKSLPFTLRTVASIRGAEVEVQSWLVMSTGFSSSRDPLTLIPCENVAIRYPIPEIWAKNFRRESVTGEKSLKARFNKGASFGSTSSSGSEPAMRVTLGSAKYEQAFRSVVWRISRLPDKNSALGHPHTFFCRLELGSDREVPPKFECLVEVEFDMPSTSASKATVRALSVGDRTDLKKWITYKSHYSYQVAVEQKSESVLGSPKDETPGECTQQ, from the exons GAGCTCTGTTAGTATGGGGGCGTCTTCCTGTGACCTGCCATCTCTTAACACTGAAGACCCACTCAGTCAAACGCCTTCCTGCCCTCACTCTCCTA ATTCCTctttgtgccaagaagatgatgGTATGAACATGGAGCCATTTAACTGGACAACcaacaaccagcacacaaatgGCCAATCATATGCCACCTCCAACCGTTTTGCCAGCTGGGTAACTTTTGATGACGATCAGGACTCTGCGTTCCTGCCTCCAGGAAGAccatctaaaataaaactggACAACCTCAACATTTCTCCACTGCAGGATGCCAACAGCAACCTGATTTCATCCTCCTTTTCTAGCCAGGTGACAGAAAGACACATCCTGGACTTGACCCCTGATGCCACCAGTTCGGTCTTTGCTTTTGAAAGCACGCTTTTGAACAACAGCACCCCTTACAACAAAAAGAATCCTTTTTTGGATGATGACTTCACCAACCTGCAACCCTCTTCTATCAACCCTTTCAGTGACTACTTTGACAAAACAGGGCTGACAACATCCCAAAGCACTGGTCTGTGCTCGGAAACACCAGATGTCTCCGCATTTAGTTCGCCATTTTTTGAGTATCAGGATGTTGACTCTATCATGCTTGTTTCTGCACAAAATGACTCGTCAAAGGGACTAAATAGTGTACCATTAGGCCCTCCTGAAGATAGTCTGGATCAATTCAGGAAAATATACATCTCTGACCCTGACTGTGATGATAGTCCCACTTTACCAGATGATTCAACAGATGTGTTGGAGTCTGATGACTCCACCTATGAACCAGACCACATGACTCCACAGGAAGGCTGGCCCATGCTTCTTCGCATCCCAGAGAAGAAAAACATCATGTCCTCACGTCACTGGGGACCAATTTTTGTCAGATTGACGTACAGCGGCCAGCTGCACATTTTCTACGAAAAAGGGCTGGAAAAACCCTTCAAAGAGTTTCAGCTGAACTCCCAGCATGAGATATCTGAACCCAAGCTCCAGAACTATGAGGAAAATGGTCGTGTTCATACCATCAGTGTAGATCATGTGGTTTACAAGGAGAAGAGGAAGATCCAGCCCAAAGTTAGTGTGGTTCATATGCCGGTGAGAGAGCAGGTTGTAAAGCTTGGGACCACAAACTACCAAGACTTCTTGAGCTTTCGTCATGCCCTCCAGGAGACACTTGTGGGACTTTCTGTGGATAAAGAAGGCCTCAACTGGCCGACAACTTACACTGAGGAGGAAATTCATGTGGAGGTGAAAGATAACTTTTACGGAGTTCTGTCCAAAGGGGACAGCCGTATCCTGGAGCAGCTCGTTTTGACCAGTGTAAACATGCTAGCCTTCCTCAATGGGTCTCCACCTTGTAGTATCGGCCTCAATGATGTCCAGGTCAAAGGCAAAGAAGTTGTTTCTCGACATGACATAATTCCTAACACAACATCACGCTGGATTCAATTGCGGGATTGTCGACTTCATGAATGTGCAGATCACTCAGAGTTTGCGGAGTCGCGAACCATCACATTTACTCCTCCTACTGGTCGTCGCTTTGAACTTCTGCGTTTTCGCACAGCGTTTGCAGAAAAATCCCTTCCTTTTACTCTGAGAACAGTTGCTAGCATCAGGGGTGCAGAGGTTGAGGTACAATCCTGGCTGGTGATGTCAACGGGTTTCTCATCCAGTCGGGATCCTTTAACATTGATACCATGTGAAAATGTTGCTATCCGTTACCCCATACCTGAAATTTGGGCGAAGAACTTTAGACGGGAGAGTGTGACAGGTGAAAAGTCCTTGAAGGCTCGCTTCAATAAAGGAGCCAGCTTTGGTTCAACTAGCAGTTCCGGGTCAGAACCGGCTATGAGGGTCACGCTCGGCTCTGCGAAATACGAACAAGCCTTCAGGTCCGTGGTGTGGAGGATAAGTCGACTACCAGACAAAAACTCAG CACTGGGACATCCTCATACTTTCTTCTGCCGCTTGGAACTGGGATCAGACAGGGAGGTTCCTCCTAAATTTGAGTGTCTGGTGGAGGTTGAGTTTGATATGCCATCCACTTCTGCATCTAAAGCCACCGTACGCGCTCTGTCTGTTGGGGACAGGACTGATTTGAAGAAATGGATCACTTACAAATCACATTATTCCTACCAG GTGGCAGTAGAGCAGAAGAGTGAAAGCGTGTTGGGGAGCCCAAAGGATGAGACGCCCGGGGAGTGTACTCAACAGTGA
- the ston2 gene encoding stonin-2 isoform X4, whose amino-acid sequence MNMEPFNWTTNNQHTNGQSYATSNRFASWVTFDDDQDSAFLPPGRPSKIKLDNLNISPLQDANSNLISSSFSSQVTERHILDLTPDATSSVFAFESTLLNNSTPYNKKNPFLDDDFTNLQPSSINPFSDYFDKTGLTTSQSTGLCSETPDVSAFSSPFFEYQDVDSIMLVSAQNDSSKGLNSVPLGPPEDSLDQFRKIYISDPDCDDSPTLPDDSTDVLESDDSTYEPDHMTPQEGWPMLLRIPEKKNIMSSRHWGPIFVRLTYSGQLHIFYEKGLEKPFKEFQLNSQHEISEPKLQNYEENGRVHTISVDHVVYKEKRKIQPKVSVVHMPVREQVVKLGTTNYQDFLSFRHALQETLVGLSVDKEGLNWPTTYTEEEIHVEVKDNFYGVLSKGDSRILEQLVLTSVNMLAFLNGSPPCSIGLNDVQVKGKEVVSRHDIIPNTTSRWIQLRDCRLHECADHSEFAESRTITFTPPTGRRFELLRFRTAFAEKSLPFTLRTVASIRGAEVEVQSWLVMSTGFSSSRDPLTLIPCENVAIRYPIPEIWAKNFRRESVTGEKSLKARFNKGASFGSTSSSGSEPAMRVTLGSAKYEQAFRSVVWRISRLPDKNSALGHPHTFFCRLELGSDREVPPKFECLVEVEFDMPSTSASKATVRALSVGDRTDLKKWITYKSHYSYQVAVEQKSESVLGSPKDETPGECTQQ is encoded by the exons ATGAACATGGAGCCATTTAACTGGACAACcaacaaccagcacacaaatgGCCAATCATATGCCACCTCCAACCGTTTTGCCAGCTGGGTAACTTTTGATGACGATCAGGACTCTGCGTTCCTGCCTCCAGGAAGAccatctaaaataaaactggACAACCTCAACATTTCTCCACTGCAGGATGCCAACAGCAACCTGATTTCATCCTCCTTTTCTAGCCAGGTGACAGAAAGACACATCCTGGACTTGACCCCTGATGCCACCAGTTCGGTCTTTGCTTTTGAAAGCACGCTTTTGAACAACAGCACCCCTTACAACAAAAAGAATCCTTTTTTGGATGATGACTTCACCAACCTGCAACCCTCTTCTATCAACCCTTTCAGTGACTACTTTGACAAAACAGGGCTGACAACATCCCAAAGCACTGGTCTGTGCTCGGAAACACCAGATGTCTCCGCATTTAGTTCGCCATTTTTTGAGTATCAGGATGTTGACTCTATCATGCTTGTTTCTGCACAAAATGACTCGTCAAAGGGACTAAATAGTGTACCATTAGGCCCTCCTGAAGATAGTCTGGATCAATTCAGGAAAATATACATCTCTGACCCTGACTGTGATGATAGTCCCACTTTACCAGATGATTCAACAGATGTGTTGGAGTCTGATGACTCCACCTATGAACCAGACCACATGACTCCACAGGAAGGCTGGCCCATGCTTCTTCGCATCCCAGAGAAGAAAAACATCATGTCCTCACGTCACTGGGGACCAATTTTTGTCAGATTGACGTACAGCGGCCAGCTGCACATTTTCTACGAAAAAGGGCTGGAAAAACCCTTCAAAGAGTTTCAGCTGAACTCCCAGCATGAGATATCTGAACCCAAGCTCCAGAACTATGAGGAAAATGGTCGTGTTCATACCATCAGTGTAGATCATGTGGTTTACAAGGAGAAGAGGAAGATCCAGCCCAAAGTTAGTGTGGTTCATATGCCGGTGAGAGAGCAGGTTGTAAAGCTTGGGACCACAAACTACCAAGACTTCTTGAGCTTTCGTCATGCCCTCCAGGAGACACTTGTGGGACTTTCTGTGGATAAAGAAGGCCTCAACTGGCCGACAACTTACACTGAGGAGGAAATTCATGTGGAGGTGAAAGATAACTTTTACGGAGTTCTGTCCAAAGGGGACAGCCGTATCCTGGAGCAGCTCGTTTTGACCAGTGTAAACATGCTAGCCTTCCTCAATGGGTCTCCACCTTGTAGTATCGGCCTCAATGATGTCCAGGTCAAAGGCAAAGAAGTTGTTTCTCGACATGACATAATTCCTAACACAACATCACGCTGGATTCAATTGCGGGATTGTCGACTTCATGAATGTGCAGATCACTCAGAGTTTGCGGAGTCGCGAACCATCACATTTACTCCTCCTACTGGTCGTCGCTTTGAACTTCTGCGTTTTCGCACAGCGTTTGCAGAAAAATCCCTTCCTTTTACTCTGAGAACAGTTGCTAGCATCAGGGGTGCAGAGGTTGAGGTACAATCCTGGCTGGTGATGTCAACGGGTTTCTCATCCAGTCGGGATCCTTTAACATTGATACCATGTGAAAATGTTGCTATCCGTTACCCCATACCTGAAATTTGGGCGAAGAACTTTAGACGGGAGAGTGTGACAGGTGAAAAGTCCTTGAAGGCTCGCTTCAATAAAGGAGCCAGCTTTGGTTCAACTAGCAGTTCCGGGTCAGAACCGGCTATGAGGGTCACGCTCGGCTCTGCGAAATACGAACAAGCCTTCAGGTCCGTGGTGTGGAGGATAAGTCGACTACCAGACAAAAACTCAG CACTGGGACATCCTCATACTTTCTTCTGCCGCTTGGAACTGGGATCAGACAGGGAGGTTCCTCCTAAATTTGAGTGTCTGGTGGAGGTTGAGTTTGATATGCCATCCACTTCTGCATCTAAAGCCACCGTACGCGCTCTGTCTGTTGGGGACAGGACTGATTTGAAGAAATGGATCACTTACAAATCACATTATTCCTACCAG GTGGCAGTAGAGCAGAAGAGTGAAAGCGTGTTGGGGAGCCCAAAGGATGAGACGCCCGGGGAGTGTACTCAACAGTGA
- the ston2 gene encoding stonin-2 isoform X3 → MLCFTLELEDGPNTYSSLCQEDDGMNMEPFNWTTNNQHTNGQSYATSNRFASWVTFDDDQDSAFLPPGRPSKIKLDNLNISPLQDANSNLISSSFSSQVTERHILDLTPDATSSVFAFESTLLNNSTPYNKKNPFLDDDFTNLQPSSINPFSDYFDKTGLTTSQSTGLCSETPDVSAFSSPFFEYQDVDSIMLVSAQNDSSKGLNSVPLGPPEDSLDQFRKIYISDPDCDDSPTLPDDSTDVLESDDSTYEPDHMTPQEGWPMLLRIPEKKNIMSSRHWGPIFVRLTYSGQLHIFYEKGLEKPFKEFQLNSQHEISEPKLQNYEENGRVHTISVDHVVYKEKRKIQPKVSVVHMPVREQVVKLGTTNYQDFLSFRHALQETLVGLSVDKEGLNWPTTYTEEEIHVEVKDNFYGVLSKGDSRILEQLVLTSVNMLAFLNGSPPCSIGLNDVQVKGKEVVSRHDIIPNTTSRWIQLRDCRLHECADHSEFAESRTITFTPPTGRRFELLRFRTAFAEKSLPFTLRTVASIRGAEVEVQSWLVMSTGFSSSRDPLTLIPCENVAIRYPIPEIWAKNFRRESVTGEKSLKARFNKGASFGSTSSSGSEPAMRVTLGSAKYEQAFRSVVWRISRLPDKNSALGHPHTFFCRLELGSDREVPPKFECLVEVEFDMPSTSASKATVRALSVGDRTDLKKWITYKSHYSYQVAVEQKSESVLGSPKDETPGECTQQ, encoded by the exons ATGCTGTGCTTTACTTTGGAGCTGGAAGATGGACCAAATACCT ATTCCTctttgtgccaagaagatgatgGTATGAACATGGAGCCATTTAACTGGACAACcaacaaccagcacacaaatgGCCAATCATATGCCACCTCCAACCGTTTTGCCAGCTGGGTAACTTTTGATGACGATCAGGACTCTGCGTTCCTGCCTCCAGGAAGAccatctaaaataaaactggACAACCTCAACATTTCTCCACTGCAGGATGCCAACAGCAACCTGATTTCATCCTCCTTTTCTAGCCAGGTGACAGAAAGACACATCCTGGACTTGACCCCTGATGCCACCAGTTCGGTCTTTGCTTTTGAAAGCACGCTTTTGAACAACAGCACCCCTTACAACAAAAAGAATCCTTTTTTGGATGATGACTTCACCAACCTGCAACCCTCTTCTATCAACCCTTTCAGTGACTACTTTGACAAAACAGGGCTGACAACATCCCAAAGCACTGGTCTGTGCTCGGAAACACCAGATGTCTCCGCATTTAGTTCGCCATTTTTTGAGTATCAGGATGTTGACTCTATCATGCTTGTTTCTGCACAAAATGACTCGTCAAAGGGACTAAATAGTGTACCATTAGGCCCTCCTGAAGATAGTCTGGATCAATTCAGGAAAATATACATCTCTGACCCTGACTGTGATGATAGTCCCACTTTACCAGATGATTCAACAGATGTGTTGGAGTCTGATGACTCCACCTATGAACCAGACCACATGACTCCACAGGAAGGCTGGCCCATGCTTCTTCGCATCCCAGAGAAGAAAAACATCATGTCCTCACGTCACTGGGGACCAATTTTTGTCAGATTGACGTACAGCGGCCAGCTGCACATTTTCTACGAAAAAGGGCTGGAAAAACCCTTCAAAGAGTTTCAGCTGAACTCCCAGCATGAGATATCTGAACCCAAGCTCCAGAACTATGAGGAAAATGGTCGTGTTCATACCATCAGTGTAGATCATGTGGTTTACAAGGAGAAGAGGAAGATCCAGCCCAAAGTTAGTGTGGTTCATATGCCGGTGAGAGAGCAGGTTGTAAAGCTTGGGACCACAAACTACCAAGACTTCTTGAGCTTTCGTCATGCCCTCCAGGAGACACTTGTGGGACTTTCTGTGGATAAAGAAGGCCTCAACTGGCCGACAACTTACACTGAGGAGGAAATTCATGTGGAGGTGAAAGATAACTTTTACGGAGTTCTGTCCAAAGGGGACAGCCGTATCCTGGAGCAGCTCGTTTTGACCAGTGTAAACATGCTAGCCTTCCTCAATGGGTCTCCACCTTGTAGTATCGGCCTCAATGATGTCCAGGTCAAAGGCAAAGAAGTTGTTTCTCGACATGACATAATTCCTAACACAACATCACGCTGGATTCAATTGCGGGATTGTCGACTTCATGAATGTGCAGATCACTCAGAGTTTGCGGAGTCGCGAACCATCACATTTACTCCTCCTACTGGTCGTCGCTTTGAACTTCTGCGTTTTCGCACAGCGTTTGCAGAAAAATCCCTTCCTTTTACTCTGAGAACAGTTGCTAGCATCAGGGGTGCAGAGGTTGAGGTACAATCCTGGCTGGTGATGTCAACGGGTTTCTCATCCAGTCGGGATCCTTTAACATTGATACCATGTGAAAATGTTGCTATCCGTTACCCCATACCTGAAATTTGGGCGAAGAACTTTAGACGGGAGAGTGTGACAGGTGAAAAGTCCTTGAAGGCTCGCTTCAATAAAGGAGCCAGCTTTGGTTCAACTAGCAGTTCCGGGTCAGAACCGGCTATGAGGGTCACGCTCGGCTCTGCGAAATACGAACAAGCCTTCAGGTCCGTGGTGTGGAGGATAAGTCGACTACCAGACAAAAACTCAG CACTGGGACATCCTCATACTTTCTTCTGCCGCTTGGAACTGGGATCAGACAGGGAGGTTCCTCCTAAATTTGAGTGTCTGGTGGAGGTTGAGTTTGATATGCCATCCACTTCTGCATCTAAAGCCACCGTACGCGCTCTGTCTGTTGGGGACAGGACTGATTTGAAGAAATGGATCACTTACAAATCACATTATTCCTACCAG GTGGCAGTAGAGCAGAAGAGTGAAAGCGTGTTGGGGAGCCCAAAGGATGAGACGCCCGGGGAGTGTACTCAACAGTGA